One Etheostoma cragini isolate CJK2018 chromosome 6, CSU_Ecrag_1.0, whole genome shotgun sequence DNA window includes the following coding sequences:
- the macc1 gene encoding metastasis-associated in colon cancer protein 1 isoform X2, with amino-acid sequence MAAGRARSFRRVGSLMRSKSEGTLIDLDDKVSTSDNLNGGYGTHNSEWQILQPEVVGSSQSKNPFWNKLSGSNPFLDDIVHSGTDKHNSNKSTVKQDNKKHLDPNEDDAFSTSSDEGNVGTFLENIQKVSNKSGRCRSASDILDDLERKVPKRENSFRPPGPVLNPDFEWLKNDREAYKMAWLSHRQLTRSCLDLNLMSQSPGWAQTQATDFQVICKIGHAGGSVQLPDSEISIHIPEGHVPPGEVQEVTLKAMLDPPPGLNNNYVTTMSPLLEVVLSNINIQECISLEMKLAGEVKSDPLSQVMTNVVGLVSIKREGPYLKVNNCYIYKNMMQMKLQDLKTHFYVIAVAEASAIQAPATSVWDYLDRHITFAVYGPRYIHPSFKVVLVVCGHGDVPPRLPFSVTCRGNKSAPPLVLQLWGKHGFKPDKLNNLHVGISLTDSMFKIKPEDKLKEVRQSQLKIGIVLQLPVALACASNTEMTPFKLDLQVKESNGTTVTHFQVASPPAAPIRSERRVSRQIEKQIEMTRSPPIPEESVTDIPKFIDRPVNIQYYGVALKSVLRQPRVDYLLEYFKGDTVALLSRETVRSVGNSKVKEWYIGFLRGRTGLVHCKNVKLITRDQVMDFTGIQITTEVLLDNMTQPFKKLTYMYSAIQTLVTEHITSWRGLADALGYSNLSLDIITHRHAETQADKVACVLEKLKEDCHAEKSRKKFLHALMLGLLKIDSVNLVAQLIQNTVILSTAVELGVRWRELAEKMAKLSSAQIAGYEAPHRGENGEIVSQSMWKPAYDFLYSWSLRYGGSYRDMIQDLHLVLDKMKNPATRQWRQLTGALITANSLDIFRASAYPNS; translated from the exons GGGAGTCTCATGCGGAGTAAATCTGAGGGGACACTGATTGATCTGGATGACAAAGTCTCAACCAGTGACAACCTAAATG GTGGGTATGGGACACATAACTCCGAGTGGCAGATTTTACAACCAGAGGTCGTAGGTTCATCTCAGTCGAAAAATCCTTTTTGGAACAAACTGTCTGGATCAAACCCTTTCTTAGACGACATAGTACACAGcggcacagacaaacacaattcCAACAAATCAActgtaaaacaagacaataaaaaacatttggacCCAAATGAAGATGACGCCTTTAGCACATCTTCTGATGAAGGCAACGTGGGAACCTTTTtggaaaacatacaaaaagtCAGTAACAAATCAGGGAGATGTAGAAGTGCTTCAGACATCCTGGATGATCTGGAGAGAAAAGTGCCAAAACGGGAGAACAGCTTTAGACCGCCTGGGCCAGTGCTGAACCCAGATTTTGAGTGGCTAAAGAACGACAGAGAGGCCTACAAGATGGCCTGGCTGAGCCACAGGCAGCTAACCCGCTCATGTCTGGACTTAAATCTGATGAGCCAGAGTCCAGGGTGGGCTCAGACACAGGCCACTGACTTTCAGGTAATCTGCAAGATCGGCCACGCTGGTGGCTCAGTACAGTTGCCAGACTCAGAAATTAGCATCCATATCCCAGAAGGCCATGTTCCTCCTGGAGAAGTCCAGGAAGTTACACTGAAAGCCATGCTAGACCCTCCTCCTGGACTCAATAACAACTATGTGACAACCATGAGTCCACTTCTAGAGGTGGTCCTCAGCAACATCAACATACAGGAGTGCATCTCTCTGGAGATGAAACTGGCTGGAGAGGTGAAGAGCGACCCATTGAGTCAGGTGATGACTAATGTGGTCGGGCTGGTGTCCATCAAAAGAGAGGGCCCTTATCTTAAAGTGAACAACTGTTACATTTACAAGAACATGATGCAGATGAAGCTGCAAGACctgaagacacatttttatgtgATTGCAGTCGCGGAGGCCTCTGCAATACAGGCTCCTGCTACATCAGTGTGGGATTATCTTGATCGCCATATCACATTTGCAGTTTATGGTCCCAGGtatatccatccatcattcAAGGTCGTACTAGTGGTTTGCGGTCATGGGGATGTTCCGCCAAGGCTTCCGTTTTCAGTTACCTGCAGAGGAAACAAAAGCGCACCTCCACTTGTGCTGCAGCTTTGGGGAAAACATGGGTTTAAACCAGACAAACTGAACAACCTGCATGTCGGTATCAGCCTCACAGACTCCATGTTTAAAATCAAACCGGAGGACAAACTTAAAGAAGTGAGACAAAGTCAGCTCAAAATAGGGATAGTTTTGCAACTGCCAGTTGCGTTAGCTTGTGCCAGTAATACAGAAATGACCCCTTTTAAATTAGATCTACAAGTGAAGGAATCAAACGGTACAACTGTTACACATTTCCAAGTAGCTTCCCCTCCCGCAGCACCCATCAGATCAGAAAGGAGAGTGTCGCGGCAGATAGAAAAGCAGATTGAAATGACAAGAAGCCCACCTATTCCTGAGGAAAGTGTAACAGATATCCCCAAATTCATAGACAGACCTgtgaacatacagtactatgGTGTAGCCCTAAAGTCAGTCCTCCGTCAGCCACGAGTAGACTACCTTCTGGAGTATTTCAAGGGGGACACTGTGGCTCTCCTATCCAGAGAGACGGTAAGGTCTGTGGGTAACTCAAAAGTAAAGGAATGGTATATTGGATTCCTCCGAGGCAGGACTGGTTTGGTTCACTGCAAGAACGTCAAGCTCATAACCAGAGACCAAGTGATGGACTTCACCGGCATTCAAATCACCACAGAGGTCCTCTTGGACAACATGACGCAACCCTTCAAAAAGCTTACTTACATGTACTCCGCCATCCAGACGTTGGTCACTGAACACATAACCAGCTGGAGAGGTTTGGCTGATGCTTTAGGGTACAGCAATCTGTCGCTGGACATcatcacacacaggcacgcTGAAACTCAGGCTGATAAAGTCGCCTGCGTACTGGAAAAGCTCAAGGAAGACTGCCATGCTGAGAAGAGCAGGAAAAAGTTTCTGCATGCGCTCATGTTG GGTCTGTTGAAGATTGACTCTGTGAACCTTGTGgcgcagctgattcagaacacAGTCATTTTGTCCACAGCTGTGGAGCTGGGAGTTCGATGGCGGGAGCTCGCTGAGAAGATGGCAAAACTCTCCAGCGCTCAGATAGCCGGCTACGAGGCGCCGCACCGAGGGGAGAACGGAGAAATCGTTTCCCAG TCAATGTGGAAACCTGCTTATGACTTCCTGTACTCGTGGAGTCTGCGGTATGGAGGCAGCTACAGGGACATGATCCAGGACCTGCACCTGGTCctggacaaaatgaaaaacccTGCCACCAGGCAGTGGAGGCAGCTGACTGGCGCCCTCATCACTGCGAACTCTCTCGATATCTTTCGAGCCTCTGCATATCCAAATTCCTAA
- the macc1 gene encoding metastasis-associated in colon cancer protein 1 isoform X1, protein MFTDENMAAGRARSFRRVGSLMRSKSEGTLIDLDDKVSTSDNLNGGYGTHNSEWQILQPEVVGSSQSKNPFWNKLSGSNPFLDDIVHSGTDKHNSNKSTVKQDNKKHLDPNEDDAFSTSSDEGNVGTFLENIQKVSNKSGRCRSASDILDDLERKVPKRENSFRPPGPVLNPDFEWLKNDREAYKMAWLSHRQLTRSCLDLNLMSQSPGWAQTQATDFQVICKIGHAGGSVQLPDSEISIHIPEGHVPPGEVQEVTLKAMLDPPPGLNNNYVTTMSPLLEVVLSNINIQECISLEMKLAGEVKSDPLSQVMTNVVGLVSIKREGPYLKVNNCYIYKNMMQMKLQDLKTHFYVIAVAEASAIQAPATSVWDYLDRHITFAVYGPRYIHPSFKVVLVVCGHGDVPPRLPFSVTCRGNKSAPPLVLQLWGKHGFKPDKLNNLHVGISLTDSMFKIKPEDKLKEVRQSQLKIGIVLQLPVALACASNTEMTPFKLDLQVKESNGTTVTHFQVASPPAAPIRSERRVSRQIEKQIEMTRSPPIPEESVTDIPKFIDRPVNIQYYGVALKSVLRQPRVDYLLEYFKGDTVALLSRETVRSVGNSKVKEWYIGFLRGRTGLVHCKNVKLITRDQVMDFTGIQITTEVLLDNMTQPFKKLTYMYSAIQTLVTEHITSWRGLADALGYSNLSLDIITHRHAETQADKVACVLEKLKEDCHAEKSRKKFLHALMLGLLKIDSVNLVAQLIQNTVILSTAVELGVRWRELAEKMAKLSSAQIAGYEAPHRGENGEIVSQSMWKPAYDFLYSWSLRYGGSYRDMIQDLHLVLDKMKNPATRQWRQLTGALITANSLDIFRASAYPNS, encoded by the exons GGGAGTCTCATGCGGAGTAAATCTGAGGGGACACTGATTGATCTGGATGACAAAGTCTCAACCAGTGACAACCTAAATG GTGGGTATGGGACACATAACTCCGAGTGGCAGATTTTACAACCAGAGGTCGTAGGTTCATCTCAGTCGAAAAATCCTTTTTGGAACAAACTGTCTGGATCAAACCCTTTCTTAGACGACATAGTACACAGcggcacagacaaacacaattcCAACAAATCAActgtaaaacaagacaataaaaaacatttggacCCAAATGAAGATGACGCCTTTAGCACATCTTCTGATGAAGGCAACGTGGGAACCTTTTtggaaaacatacaaaaagtCAGTAACAAATCAGGGAGATGTAGAAGTGCTTCAGACATCCTGGATGATCTGGAGAGAAAAGTGCCAAAACGGGAGAACAGCTTTAGACCGCCTGGGCCAGTGCTGAACCCAGATTTTGAGTGGCTAAAGAACGACAGAGAGGCCTACAAGATGGCCTGGCTGAGCCACAGGCAGCTAACCCGCTCATGTCTGGACTTAAATCTGATGAGCCAGAGTCCAGGGTGGGCTCAGACACAGGCCACTGACTTTCAGGTAATCTGCAAGATCGGCCACGCTGGTGGCTCAGTACAGTTGCCAGACTCAGAAATTAGCATCCATATCCCAGAAGGCCATGTTCCTCCTGGAGAAGTCCAGGAAGTTACACTGAAAGCCATGCTAGACCCTCCTCCTGGACTCAATAACAACTATGTGACAACCATGAGTCCACTTCTAGAGGTGGTCCTCAGCAACATCAACATACAGGAGTGCATCTCTCTGGAGATGAAACTGGCTGGAGAGGTGAAGAGCGACCCATTGAGTCAGGTGATGACTAATGTGGTCGGGCTGGTGTCCATCAAAAGAGAGGGCCCTTATCTTAAAGTGAACAACTGTTACATTTACAAGAACATGATGCAGATGAAGCTGCAAGACctgaagacacatttttatgtgATTGCAGTCGCGGAGGCCTCTGCAATACAGGCTCCTGCTACATCAGTGTGGGATTATCTTGATCGCCATATCACATTTGCAGTTTATGGTCCCAGGtatatccatccatcattcAAGGTCGTACTAGTGGTTTGCGGTCATGGGGATGTTCCGCCAAGGCTTCCGTTTTCAGTTACCTGCAGAGGAAACAAAAGCGCACCTCCACTTGTGCTGCAGCTTTGGGGAAAACATGGGTTTAAACCAGACAAACTGAACAACCTGCATGTCGGTATCAGCCTCACAGACTCCATGTTTAAAATCAAACCGGAGGACAAACTTAAAGAAGTGAGACAAAGTCAGCTCAAAATAGGGATAGTTTTGCAACTGCCAGTTGCGTTAGCTTGTGCCAGTAATACAGAAATGACCCCTTTTAAATTAGATCTACAAGTGAAGGAATCAAACGGTACAACTGTTACACATTTCCAAGTAGCTTCCCCTCCCGCAGCACCCATCAGATCAGAAAGGAGAGTGTCGCGGCAGATAGAAAAGCAGATTGAAATGACAAGAAGCCCACCTATTCCTGAGGAAAGTGTAACAGATATCCCCAAATTCATAGACAGACCTgtgaacatacagtactatgGTGTAGCCCTAAAGTCAGTCCTCCGTCAGCCACGAGTAGACTACCTTCTGGAGTATTTCAAGGGGGACACTGTGGCTCTCCTATCCAGAGAGACGGTAAGGTCTGTGGGTAACTCAAAAGTAAAGGAATGGTATATTGGATTCCTCCGAGGCAGGACTGGTTTGGTTCACTGCAAGAACGTCAAGCTCATAACCAGAGACCAAGTGATGGACTTCACCGGCATTCAAATCACCACAGAGGTCCTCTTGGACAACATGACGCAACCCTTCAAAAAGCTTACTTACATGTACTCCGCCATCCAGACGTTGGTCACTGAACACATAACCAGCTGGAGAGGTTTGGCTGATGCTTTAGGGTACAGCAATCTGTCGCTGGACATcatcacacacaggcacgcTGAAACTCAGGCTGATAAAGTCGCCTGCGTACTGGAAAAGCTCAAGGAAGACTGCCATGCTGAGAAGAGCAGGAAAAAGTTTCTGCATGCGCTCATGTTG GGTCTGTTGAAGATTGACTCTGTGAACCTTGTGgcgcagctgattcagaacacAGTCATTTTGTCCACAGCTGTGGAGCTGGGAGTTCGATGGCGGGAGCTCGCTGAGAAGATGGCAAAACTCTCCAGCGCTCAGATAGCCGGCTACGAGGCGCCGCACCGAGGGGAGAACGGAGAAATCGTTTCCCAG TCAATGTGGAAACCTGCTTATGACTTCCTGTACTCGTGGAGTCTGCGGTATGGAGGCAGCTACAGGGACATGATCCAGGACCTGCACCTGGTCctggacaaaatgaaaaacccTGCCACCAGGCAGTGGAGGCAGCTGACTGGCGCCCTCATCACTGCGAACTCTCTCGATATCTTTCGAGCCTCTGCATATCCAAATTCCTAA